Proteins encoded together in one Thermococcus barophilus MP window:
- a CDS encoding TrmB family transcriptional regulator yields MSEKELKGLLRELGFSEYEVSAYLTLIKEGPLTAGELATLSKVPQPRIYDVIRTLMGKGFVITIGGRPKKVVAVNPEKVFSEIERKYVRKVSLVKEMLKEIYNPRDGEIGNIIVVKSKITFEKYVKDAIKNAKRHISLALPISFLKRIQDDLIKKKKMGVEIDLFVYGVGEIPPVAHKIKIREVPDPFILIQDKETGIYAPSEALNSKTSGLHGYAMIIKDENLLFMFDRYFYHALWPTGRTVYEEERKLILPREYIHIRKLVRDIRLFNLVNSKVRIIGKFVKSKEPVEIEGRIVDYYEDKAKVISNITVETKDGKKYVVGGWNSSLEDIEADLIVIEGT; encoded by the coding sequence ATGAGCGAAAAAGAGCTTAAGGGTCTCCTCAGAGAACTTGGATTCAGCGAGTATGAGGTTAGTGCATACCTTACTCTAATAAAGGAAGGCCCATTAACTGCAGGTGAGCTTGCAACTCTATCAAAAGTTCCCCAGCCGAGGATATATGACGTAATTAGAACTCTTATGGGGAAGGGATTCGTGATAACAATCGGTGGAAGACCTAAAAAAGTGGTTGCAGTTAATCCAGAAAAGGTTTTCTCCGAGATTGAACGTAAATACGTCAGAAAAGTTAGCCTGGTAAAAGAAATGTTGAAAGAGATTTACAATCCGAGGGATGGGGAGATAGGCAACATAATTGTCGTGAAAAGCAAGATAACATTTGAAAAATATGTAAAGGATGCGATCAAAAACGCAAAGAGACACATCTCTCTTGCCCTTCCAATTTCCTTCTTGAAGAGAATTCAAGACGATCTAATAAAAAAGAAAAAAATGGGGGTTGAGATAGATCTATTTGTATACGGCGTTGGTGAAATACCTCCAGTTGCTCATAAAATTAAGATTAGGGAAGTTCCGGATCCCTTTATCCTGATCCAAGATAAGGAAACTGGGATTTATGCTCCAAGTGAAGCATTAAACTCAAAAACTTCTGGCCTTCATGGCTATGCCATGATAATCAAAGACGAGAATTTGCTGTTCATGTTTGACAGGTACTTCTACCATGCTCTCTGGCCCACTGGAAGGACAGTGTATGAAGAAGAAAGAAAGCTCATCCTTCCAAGGGAATACATCCACATAAGGAAGTTGGTCAGGGATATACGGCTTTTTAACTTGGTAAACTCAAAAGTTAGGATCATAGGAAAGTTTGTTAAAAGCAAGGAGCCTGTAGAGATTGAAGGTAGGATAGTGGATTATTATGAGGATAAAGCTAAAGTTATTTCCAATATCACCGTTGAGACTAAAGATGGGAAAAAGTATGTGGTTGGTGGCTGGAATTCATCTCTTGAAGATATTGAGGCTGATTTGATAGTTATTGAAGGAACATAA
- a CDS encoding ABC transporter ATP-binding protein, which produces MVEVRLEKITKKFGDFTAVNELTLTIKDGEFLVLLGPSGCGKTTTLRMISGLETPTSGKIWFGDRDVTYLPPKDRNISMVFQSYAVWPHMTVYDNIAFPLKIKKYPKEEIDKRVKWAAELLQIEELLDRYPAQLSGGQRQRVAVARAIVVEPDVLLMDEPLSNLDAKLRVMMRAEIKKLQEKLKVTTIYVTHDQVEAMTMGDRIAVMNKGQLLQVGPPVEVYSKPNSIFVATFIGAPEMNLMDVTVKETDKGIALEGEGFEILLPEDLGEFLKDYVNKTVVFGIRPEHMTVEGISEVLHVKRKAKIKGTVDFVEALGTDTIIHAKVGGKIIKIKIPGHVPIELGRPVDIIIDLDNIHVFDKSTEKAII; this is translated from the coding sequence ATGGTTGAAGTAAGGTTGGAAAAAATAACGAAGAAGTTTGGAGATTTCACGGCAGTAAATGAGTTAACCCTGACGATAAAAGATGGAGAATTTTTGGTCCTATTGGGGCCAAGTGGCTGTGGTAAGACCACAACACTCAGGATGATTTCAGGTCTTGAAACACCCACAAGCGGCAAAATATGGTTTGGGGATAGAGACGTTACATATTTGCCGCCCAAGGACAGAAACATTTCAATGGTCTTCCAGAGCTATGCTGTGTGGCCACACATGACTGTTTATGATAACATCGCTTTCCCCTTGAAGATAAAGAAGTATCCAAAGGAAGAAATCGACAAGAGGGTAAAATGGGCTGCCGAGCTTCTTCAAATAGAGGAACTTTTGGACAGGTATCCGGCACAGCTAAGTGGTGGTCAGAGGCAGAGGGTTGCAGTTGCAAGGGCAATCGTTGTTGAGCCCGATGTTCTCTTAATGGATGAACCTCTCTCAAACTTGGATGCAAAGCTTAGGGTCATGATGCGTGCTGAAATCAAAAAGCTTCAAGAGAAGCTTAAGGTCACAACTATCTATGTTACCCACGATCAGGTTGAAGCAATGACAATGGGGGACAGAATTGCGGTTATGAACAAAGGACAGCTCCTCCAAGTTGGGCCTCCTGTTGAGGTTTATTCTAAGCCTAATTCAATATTTGTTGCGACTTTTATTGGAGCTCCAGAGATGAACTTAATGGATGTAACTGTTAAAGAAACTGACAAAGGCATTGCCCTTGAAGGGGAAGGGTTTGAAATTCTGCTTCCAGAGGACTTGGGAGAATTTTTGAAGGATTATGTGAATAAAACGGTCGTATTTGGAATAAGGCCCGAACACATGACCGTTGAGGGAATTTCAGAGGTTCTCCATGTTAAACGGAAAGCTAAGATTAAAGGTACAGTTGACTTTGTTGAGGCATTAGGAACAGACACAATAATTCATGCTAAAGTTGGAGGGAAAATTATAAAAATTAAAATACCGGGACATGTACCAATTGAGCTTGGAAGGCCTGTTGATATAATCATTGACCTTGACAACATTCATGTTTTTGATAAGAGCACTGAAAAAGCGATAATCTGA